In Seonamhaeicola sp. S2-3, the genomic window TTTTAGCTTGGAATTTAGAAAGCTGTTTTTTGCAATCTTCAATGTTTTTTAAATAGACGTTAGTTTTTGTGTTCCAACCTTTCATATGGTTTTGAGTGTGGTTCCCAACGCTATGTCCCTGGTTTATTATGTTTTTAAAAATATTAGGGTGGTTTTTTATATTTTTCCCAATACAGAAAAAAGTGGCTTTAGCGTTATATTCACTTAAGGTTTTTAAAACCCAATTTGTTATTTCTGGGGTTGGACCGTCATCAAAAGTTAAATATATTGTTTTATTTGATGAAGGGATGTCCCAAATGTAATTTGGGAACATCCTTTTTGCTATAACTGGTGTTTTTATTGGGGTTAAGGACATGCCTTATTAATTGCTTTCTGTAATACTATCGGGTGTGGTGGGTATGTCTTTATCTATAGGTTGTTCTTCAGGTTCATCATCACCATAAAATAATTTAAACATCCTTAAATAATCATTGAAAATATCGCCTTCGGTTTCAGCAAATTCAACATCATATTTAATTAAAACATCAATTAGTGCTTTGTAGCGCTCAATATCTGTAAAAATATCTTCAAACAGTTGTTTTTGGCTTTCTGGTTTTAAACTGCTGTAGTATTTTAAATTTTCTTGATATTTCTGTGCTACATCTTTGTACAGTTGTTGGGCTTTTTCTTTGTTTCCAACTTCGTAATAAGCGCTAATGTAAGGTTCTAAAAGAGTATAGTACCCATAGTAATCAACGGGCATATTGGTCATGGCAATATTTGCTATTTCCTCTGCCTTGTCTAATTTGTTTTCGTTTATTAATTGTTCAATTAATCTGGCTAAATTACCTCTGTAAGTAATTGAGTTTTTTCTAGTTTCAGGATCGTGGTATATGTCTGCACCACTATTACCCCAATACCAATTTTTAACTTGTTCATACATAATATCGGTATCAACTCTACCCATATCAAAAGGATTTGCTTTATTAACAGGTGTTTTAATGGGCACTAGTTTGTAGCACATGCCGTCAAGTTGTAGGTAGTCTTTCATCCATATGTAATCATCATCGCCAAAGCTACCGCCTGTAAAATAAATAGGGCGTTTCCATTCATTATTAGCAACAATATCTAGCATTAATAAACGGTTTTTATATAGTGCTCCTTCTTTTACATGTATATCAATGTATGGTACAATTTTATCGGCATCTTCTTCTTTTACAATACCATATTTTAATGCATTCTCTTTGTTTACAGGAAGTCTTAAATACTCTGTTGGTAAATATCTTGCATTAAGTTCTCTTGAAGGATATGCATTAACATCGGCATCTGTAAATTGTTGTAAATAGAATTTAAACCTAGTTTTAGGGTTATCGCTTGTAATAAAGTTTAAAGCTTCTTTAATTTCAATAGTGTCTTTTGCAATAGGTGCTATTCTTACATAATCATTAGTGCCATATTTATAATCATCATGGGTTAATTGTGATGGTATAGGGTCACTTTCATAAGCTTTACGTTTCATTTGGTCTATGTACCAATCAGTTTGAAATAAACTGGTGTTTACAATACGTACATCGGTCCTATAACCTTCAATTTCTTGAGCATACCAAAGCGCAAAGGTGTCATTATCGCCAATGGTAAAAAGTATGGCATTTTCTGCACAAGAGTCTAAGTATTTTCTAGCCATAGCTTGTGCTGTGTATTTTCCAGAGCGGTCATGGTCATCCCAATTATTGGCTGCTAAAATGCCTGGAACTAATATTAAGCAAACAATAGTAATAACTGGTGCCGCTAGCTTTTTGGGGACATATTTTTTTAGTGCGTCATAAATGGCATAAACCCCAAAACCAATCCATAGTGCAAAAACGTAGAAAGAACCTACTACCGAATAGTCACGCTCTCTAGGTTCAAAAGGGCGTACGTTTGTGTATACCTGAATGGCAAGTCCTGTAAATAGGAAAAACACTAACATAACCCAAAACAGTTTCTTGTCTTTATTAAATAAAAAGAAGAAACCAATTAGTCCTAAGATAAGTGGTAACAAATAATAGGTGTTTCTAGCTTTGTTGTTTTTAACATCGCTGGGTAAGTTGTCTTGAGAGTAACCTAAATGCATTTCGTCAAGGAATTTAATACCGCTAATCCAATTACCATGATTGTCATATCTTCCTTGAATATCATCTTGTCTACCTGCAAAATTCCACATAAAATAACGCCAATACATGTAGCCTAATTGGTATTCAAACATATAAGCAAGATTGGCACCTAAAGAAGGTTTTTCTATATCAAAATAAGAAGGACCATATTGTTTTAAAAATCTGTGGTAGTCTTCATAATCTACATTTCCTTCGTAGACATCTTTTTTAAAGTTATTAACCAAAGAACGCAACTCATTTTGCATTTGATATTCTGGTTTTAGCTTAAAATCTAAAAAACCACTAAACATCATGTAATTTTCGGCATGTTCACCACTCCACATACGTGGTAAAATAGAAGCGTGTTTAGAGTTGTAGTTTTGCCTTGCGTTTTTATAATCGTTTACAATAATATATTTGCCTTTGTCTTCATCTTTTTCATATTTAGGCTTGTCATCTTTATATGGATTGTTTTCATCTAAAGCAGCATATTGATCTGTAAACTGAGGCCCATAAAATAAATGTGTTTCTGGGTATTGTTCTAAATTATAATACGCTAAAAGTTCTCTAGCACTAGAAGGGTTATTTTCATTAATAACTACATTGGCATTAGCTCTAATGGGTAGCATTAACCAAGTGGAAAACCCTATAATAATGAATGTTAAACACAAGATACCGGTGTTTAAATGTGTGTAGTTTTTCTTTCGGGTGTATTTAAGTGCATAAAAGATAATGGCCACTAGCATAATTCCGGCAATAATAGAGCCCGAGTTAAAAGGTAATCCAATAGAATTTACAAAAAATATTTCTGATGCACTAAATATTTTAAGAATGTTAGGAGCTAATAGTTTAAATACAAATAATAAAACCGCCACCGAAACAATATTAGCAATGATAAAGTTTTTAACAGTAATGGTTTTATAGTTTTTAAAGTAGTAAATAAGCCCAATGGCGGGTATGGTTAAAAGTCCCATAAAGTGAACACCAAAAGAGAGCCCAATAATAAAGGCAATTAAAATAAGCCAACGGTTGCCACGTGGTTTATCCATGTCCTGCTCCCAACGTAACCCTAACCAAAATAGAATAGACATAATTAAGGTTGCCATGGCATAAACTTCGGTTTCAACAGCGTTAAACCAAAATGAATCTGTAAAGGTAAATGCTAAACTACCAACCAAACCGCTGCCAAGAATGGCTAGTGCTTTTGGTTGGTTATCTTTACTACTACCAACAATTTTTTTAAGTAATAAGGTGATTGTCCAGAACATAAAAAGAATAGTGAATGCACTGGCTACAGCACTCATCATGTTCATCATCCAACCAATAAGCTCATTGTTACCAAAAGTAAACATTGAGAAAAATGCACCAAGCATTTGAAATAATGGCGCTCCAGGTGGATGCCCAACTTGTAATTTAGAAGAGGTTAATATATATTCTCCTGCATCCCAAAAACTAACTGTGGGCTCAACTGTTAAACTATACGTTATAAGTGCAACTAAAAAAGAGAACCACCCTAACAGCGTATTCCATTTTTTAAAGTTATTATTAGACATAAAATAGATTGTTTATTTGCTGTGGCGAATTTAGTAATAAATACGTTATATCAAGATTTTTTAAGTAAACGTTAAGGATTTAGAATTATTTTTTTCAAAAAATGTTTGTGCAGAAAAAACTTTGTATTAAATTTGCACCCTCAATTACACAATGGCCTATGGTGTAACTGGCAACACGTCTGGTTTTGGTCCAGAAGAGTCTAGGTTCGAGCCCTAGTAGGCCAACAAGTAATTTATAAGTCCTTGCAGTAAAATGTAAGGACTTTTTTTATGGGTTTATATTTTGGTAAGAAGTGGAACCGCCTTTAAAAAAGGTTTCTAATTATAATTTTAGGATACATTATGGGCTTGTGCAACGGTTACCGTTGTTGTACGCAGTGTTTTAATCATTTAAATGTTTATCTCTACTCTCTAATAATTTCTCAAATGTCGGATACTTTTTTATTTTCTTGGTATTCAGTTCTTTCACAAAATTTTCTTTAAAATCTTCATCTTCGAGTTTTTCTAAAAATGTGTTATTCTCAAAATATTCAGATTGTATTTTTAATCTTCTAAACATTTCTTCCTCAAAATCTTTTGAAATCATACCATTGAAATTGTCTATTAATTTGTGCTTCTCTATTGGTTTATAAAAAACAAAACCATCAAACACATCATTATATTTAACTTCTTCCATTCCATTCCACATATCAAAGTCATCATTTCCGAAAATAGAATTATTAAAATCAAATCCAATATCATCTATTTTCTGCTTTTTGAATGATGCATCCCATTTTCCATTTTGGATGAGTTCATATTCCCATTTTTGCTCTTTTCTTGAAAAAATGGGACAGTTTATTAGAATACTTACTACTCGATTACCGAAATAATCTGAAAGGAATTTACCAGAGTTTTGTTGCAGTTCTCCATTACTTCTAATTGTGTGAATTTTAAATGCGTGTCGGTAGTTTAATATAACTAGTGCTTTCTTTTTTGCTTTAGGTTCTATACTTTCAAATTGATTGATAATGTTGTAAGCAATTATGCTATCTCTTGGTTCAATTTCAAAATCTTGCTCTCTTTCGTAATCCTCAACATTATGTACTTTATTCCAGTCAAATTCTGAATCGGAAGGGTAAAGTGAAATTTGATTTTCGGATGTGTTATTAACATCGTAGATAGTTTTTAAAAGATAATTGAAATTATATCTTTCCCAAATGAACCAAAAGCTTGCATTCTGTTGAAATTTAGTTATTTTTCTCTCTATGGAAATACTATCTAAATCTTTTGATTTTAAAAACTCTGTAATTTCTGGTTGAAGATTTATAATTCCATTTTCAATAAAGATATTTTTTACGTTTTTTTTAAAATATTCATCAGTCAAAACATCTTTTATTAATTCGTATTGAGAAAATTCGCTGTGATTTCTTTCACACAAAATTACAATGTCATGTTTTTTAAACTGCTGTAAGATGTAATCTTTTGCAGATTTCTTTTCTATTTTTTTTAAATAATCAACGTAAGGTTTTATTTCAGAGTTTTCAGAACAACTAAAAATTGTTAACAGAAATATCAGTAAAATATTTTTCATAGTTCTCAATTCAGGGTTCTGTTTCCGACATTGCGTACAACGTGTTTCTTTAGTTTGTATTAAATAACTTTAGATAGAAAATCCGCGAGGACTTTCGTAAATTGGCTAAAACCAAGCAATTAATTATACACGGTGTACCTGTTGCACAAGATAAGAAAAAGCTATAATGCAATTGTGTAAAAAAGTCAAATTTCTTATCTTTATATATGCAGGGAAAAAAGACAAGTCTATAAAAACAGAAACCGCCTCTAAAGACAGTTTCTAATTATAATTTTAAGATAAATTATGGGCTTGTGCAACGG contains:
- a CDS encoding DUF2723 domain-containing protein, with product MSNNNFKKWNTLLGWFSFLVALITYSLTVEPTVSFWDAGEYILTSSKLQVGHPPGAPLFQMLGAFFSMFTFGNNELIGWMMNMMSAVASAFTILFMFWTITLLLKKIVGSSKDNQPKALAILGSGLVGSLAFTFTDSFWFNAVETEVYAMATLIMSILFWLGLRWEQDMDKPRGNRWLILIAFIIGLSFGVHFMGLLTIPAIGLIYYFKNYKTITVKNFIIANIVSVAVLLFVFKLLAPNILKIFSASEIFFVNSIGLPFNSGSIIAGIMLVAIIFYALKYTRKKNYTHLNTGILCLTFIIIGFSTWLMLPIRANANVVINENNPSSARELLAYYNLEQYPETHLFYGPQFTDQYAALDENNPYKDDKPKYEKDEDKGKYIIVNDYKNARQNYNSKHASILPRMWSGEHAENYMMFSGFLDFKLKPEYQMQNELRSLVNNFKKDVYEGNVDYEDYHRFLKQYGPSYFDIEKPSLGANLAYMFEYQLGYMYWRYFMWNFAGRQDDIQGRYDNHGNWISGIKFLDEMHLGYSQDNLPSDVKNNKARNTYYLLPLILGLIGFFFLFNKDKKLFWVMLVFFLFTGLAIQVYTNVRPFEPRERDYSVVGSFYVFALWIGFGVYAIYDALKKYVPKKLAAPVITIVCLILVPGILAANNWDDHDRSGKYTAQAMARKYLDSCAENAILFTIGDNDTFALWYAQEIEGYRTDVRIVNTSLFQTDWYIDQMKRKAYESDPIPSQLTHDDYKYGTNDYVRIAPIAKDTIEIKEALNFITSDNPKTRFKFYLQQFTDADVNAYPSRELNARYLPTEYLRLPVNKENALKYGIVKEEDADKIVPYIDIHVKEGALYKNRLLMLDIVANNEWKRPIYFTGGSFGDDDYIWMKDYLQLDGMCYKLVPIKTPVNKANPFDMGRVDTDIMYEQVKNWYWGNSGADIYHDPETRKNSITYRGNLARLIEQLINENKLDKAEEIANIAMTNMPVDYYGYYTLLEPYISAYYEVGNKEKAQQLYKDVAQKYQENLKYYSSLKPESQKQLFEDIFTDIERYKALIDVLIKYDVEFAETEGDIFNDYLRMFKLFYGDDEPEEQPIDKDIPTTPDSITESN
- a CDS encoding polysaccharide deacetylase family protein; translation: MSLTPIKTPVIAKRMFPNYIWDIPSSNKTIYLTFDDGPTPEITNWVLKTLSEYNAKATFFCIGKNIKNHPNIFKNIINQGHSVGNHTQNHMKGWNTKTNVYLKNIEDCKKQLSKFQAKNTKPTAIQLFRPPYGKIKLKQGKQLTALGYKIIMWDVLSFDWDKNVSEETCFNNVISKAKSGSIVVFHDSVKASKNMMYALPKVLDYFSKLDYTFKAIS